A genomic window from Neoarius graeffei isolate fNeoGra1 chromosome 5, fNeoGra1.pri, whole genome shotgun sequence includes:
- the cdk5 gene encoding cyclin-dependent-like kinase 5 — protein sequence MQKYEKLEKIGEGTYGTVFKAKNRETHEIVALKRVRLDDDDEGVPSSALREICLLKELKHKNIVRLHDVLHSDKKLTLVFEYCDQDLKKYFDSCNGDLDPEIVKSFMYQLLKGLAFCHSRNVLHRDLKPQNLLINRNGELKLADFGLARAFGIPVRCYSAEVVTLWYRPPDVLFGAKLYSTSIDMWSAGCIFAELANAGRPLFPGNDVDDQLKRIFRLLGTPTEEQWQTMTKLPDYKPYPMYPATTSLVNVVPKLSSTGRDLLQNLLKCNPVQRISAEEALQHPYFADFCPP from the exons GTACCTATGGCACAGTGTTTAAGGCGAAAAACAGAGAGACGCACGAGATCGTGGCTCTGAAGCGGGTCAGGCTGGATGATGACGACGAG GGGGTTCCTAGCTCAGCCTTGAGAGAAATCTGCCTCCTGAAGGAGCTGAAGCACAAAAATATCGTGAG GCTACACGACGTGCTGCACAGCGATAAAAAGCTGACGTTAGTGTTCGAATACTGCGATCAG GATCTGAAGAAATATTTTGACAGCTGTAACGGCGACCTGGATCCTGAGATCGTCAAG TCGTTCATGTACCAGCTGCTGAAAGGACTCGCCTTCTGCCACAGCCGCAACGTCCTTCACCGAGACCTCAAGCCACAAAATCTGCTCatcaacagg AACGGTGAGCTGAAGTTGGCCGACTTTGGTTTGGCCCGAGCGTTTGGAATTCCTGTACGTTGTTACTCTGCCGAG GTGGTGACGTTGTGGTACAGGCCGCCAGACGTGCTGTTCGGTGCCAAGCTGTACTCCACCTCCATCGACATGTGGTCAGCTGGATGCATATTTGCAG AACTGGCCAACGCGGGCCGGCCGCTGTTCCCCGGAAACGACGTCGACGACCAGCTGAAACGAATCTTTCG GTTACTGGGCACGCCAACAGAGGAACAGTGGCAGACCATGACCAAACTCCCTGATTATAAG CCATACCCGATGTATCCTGCGACGACGTCGCTCGTGAACGTCGTCCCGAAACTCAGCAGCACAGGACGGGATTTACTCCAG AACCTTCTGAAATGCAATCCAGTGCAGCGGATATCGGCTGAGGAAGCGCTCCAACACCCGTACTTCGCCGATTTCTGTCCGCCCTAG